One Columba livia isolate bColLiv1 breed racing homer chromosome 26, bColLiv1.pat.W.v2, whole genome shotgun sequence genomic window, TGTGCTCTCAGCTTACACAACACTGATATTTGCCACTAAAAACCCCCAACAGGCACAGGTGCAGCCTCTTACCTTAAATTGCGAAGGATCCTAAGGCTTCTGAAAATCCTTCAGGCAGCAGATCCAATCCCAGCCCTCCAGCACCAAGCCTGGCTTATCTCACTGTTCTTTTGTTCAAACGGTGCAATATCAGATTTTGGTTAAGTACAACTCTGATGCAATCACAAGTGAAGTTTGACACATGAAAGCTTTCTAAGCTGAGGTTCCTTCTTCAGCAAGCCCAGAAGAAGAGTCAAGTAGTCCAGGACTCAACTAGCCCCTTAAAGAAGTCCTTACCAGCTTCTCCATCCTCGGGATATGCAAATCTGTCACCTGGCCAGCACCAGATGTGGAGTTAATCTGAAAACAAacccagcagcaaagccagaTGCGAAAGGGGGAAGAGACAGGACCAAGTGTACCCCACTGTGCCCAtcagtgggtgtgacaaacacaaaaccagaggctttaagtaatttaaaacaagatGAATGCCTACGGGTGTCCTTAGAGGaagggggtttgttttggttgtttaaGGTACCCACGCAGTACAGCAGCTCCGAGCCCAATCTACCTAAAAAGCATCTTTCCTCACAGCACAAGTACGGTTGTAGCTATTCCACCCACCCgcccaaaaaaaagaaacccaccaccaaaagaaaaaaccccacaaagacATCAAATACATCTCATTGTGGGCAGGAGTTAATCTTCAGTTTGCTGCAGTGCACTGACCCAACACATCTGTACAGCAAATCAAAACCAGTTCTCATCCCCAACAGCATCTCCAGTCCCAGCACTGAACAGGTTCCTGACACAAGTCACCATTCAGTAGCACGAGGCATCTTCTAGAAACCCTTAccgaaaaacaaaaggaaaagaacccCCTCAGATCAATCATGTGGTAACAAGGACTCGTTTATTGAAGTGTCAGCATCCAAAGGGAGGTGGTTCTGAACGCTTTCAGACAAAAACACACCAGCTGACAACTGCTGAGGTGTCAACACAAAGCTCCGATTGTAAAATTAAGACAATGAGCACACTCTAGGGAAAAAGCGGCCAGGCTGCTGCGGCCCTTCCCGCCCAACAGACCTCGGCTAACCCATTTTGTTCCGCGTGTCATATCTTCAGAAGTCAAGTCTCATAACAGCACTGTGCAGCTTTATTTAGTCACTCAGTTACAGCAGTATTTTAGCAGACTGGGATTTTTGACGTGTAACAGATATTCAGCATGGAACAGCGTACCACATATTCCTTTCACAAACAGAGCTGATACAGTACTAGCCACCAAACCCAGCAGCAAGCGCGCTGGAGTAGAAAAGGATGCAACAAGAAGATAGCACAACACTTTAGAAAAAGTGAAACATGTCAGGTCTCCCCTCTAGCCCCCAAAGAAAGTGTACAGTTTGGATCTAATTTTACAGTTCTACATCAGTTTctagaaacttaaaaaaaaaaaataacaaaaaccaaaaccactggCCAGTACAGTCTTTGGATATTTAGAGGTGGGGGAGAGAGTTGCCAGAATGAAATCAGTCGGTTTCGGCCTCACCGGGGTCTTTGCCTTCTTTGTTCTTTCGAACCTCTTCAATATGCTTGTCCTGTAAGACACGAGCAGGGACAACGTGAGCGCCCCGgctcccctcccaccccactCACACCGGGAACCTGCCAAACCGGAGCATGGAGCTCTGTAATAGCGAGATGCTGCTCTACCTCCATCCCTCCGCCCTGAGAGGAAGGTTTTGGCAAATTTTGGAGATGGAATAACCCCCCAAGCTCAGAGCACCACACAACCCCCAGGACGTCCATCAATTCACAGCCCCCCTGCTCAGTTAAATTTAGCCTGTTTTCACATGGATAATCTCTCCCCAAAAGGGGAACTGGGATTCTACACCCACCTTCTCCCTCAAGCGCTCCAGTTTAGCGGCCATTTGTGCCTCACGGTTTTCTTTGTTCGCTTCCATTTTGTGGGTCAGCTTCTCCTCTGCCATCTTGCTGAAGTTGTTGTTCTCCTCAATCGCTTTCTGCAGCACCTCTTTTTCGTGCTCCCGCTTCTCAGCGAGCTGCTTCAAGACTTCTGCTTCATGGGACTGAGAGAACAGAGAGCAAACGCTTTGATCATAAAACAGATGAACTACAGAGACAGTCGAGTTGCTCACAACTCCTGAGAGAGAAGATTTTGTGCTCTTCTCCAGTGAAACAGCAGAAATTCATGATACAGGGCAAAGCTCCGTGGTGCTTCCTCCACCCACACAACCCAGATTTCACCATTAAAAACTACCAGGAATACTTGTGAGTCTTATTAAATGGGGTTCTTCCAGAAAACAAGAACATGGACCTTTACGTGAACAGCAACAGATCTTTCCTAGAAGATTCTTGCTTCTCAGAGTGCACCATGTGTTTTTCAAGTGACTATTCAAGGTCACTTTGGGAACAAAGGTATGGCCTTGTAGACCAGAACAAAGGTTTGTAAGACCCCAGAGACTCCAAAATTCAATTAATATTCCATTTACCACAATGCAAACTGCTTGTCACAATTAAAAACCCACACGCACACACACGACTTGCACAGACTAGCTAAGCAGAGCTCACTTAACCTGCTGTTTCAATTTTACCTTGCGTctctcctctgctgcttccagctTCTTCTGGATCTCTTCCAATGACACATCTCTCTTCTTTGGGGGAGAAAGAGGGAATTCCGGGGTTGCTTCTTTTGAGCGGGGACCGAGTATCAGCTCAAAGGCCTGCCCAGAGGCACGCTTCTCCAGTTCCTTCACTTGAATATCTAGGAacacggggaaaaaaaaccccaaacaaacagtattttaagCCAGAAACTGGCCTAGGTAACGTGAACACTCAATGCCACAGAGCTCACTTTAGGACACAGCATCTGAGCTGATGGTTTTGTTtcaagcagaagcagcaccatTCAAATCATGCGGTCGGCAATTTTGTTTGAAATTCTTCCTTGATGCCACATTTTATCTCAGTCTTTAATATCCAAGGTCATGAAGCAAGTTTATCAGTACTTCAAATGATAATTTAAAAGAATCTAAATTTCTTTCTCCAATAACAAGCCAGAGGAAGAATTCAAGGCATTTGCctaaaacctgacagagccaaGAGCTGAAAGCAGTTCTCAAAGCAATCTGTAAGGCAGCGTTCTCGTTTCCAACACCTCGGCCCTGCGTGGTGTGAGCGGCACCAGTTTTGATCGCCGAGCGGTCTGGATGACAGCTCCGCTAACGGAGCAGATGGCGCGCAGACGAGCTGCAGCCCATCTGCTCACAGCCTCCTCCGAGAGgcttctgctgcctttgcacaAGCACTTGGTTGTAGCAGCTTCTCCAGAGCAGCCTAGAGATGGCAGGAAAGCACGGCGACGACATCTTATTTTActatattatattttaaattatttctgaggaaattagaagaaaaaaaaccacacacacaagatCACTTACAACATAATACTACATACCAGAAGTAGCCATGACCAAGACAAAATTACTCCAGAAGCCAAGTCTGTGATAACTTCAATCAGATGGATTCCTAGATAACAAAGAGACATGCCTCTGAACAGTAAGTACATCCATTTCATTTCTTCTAACTCCTAATAAAAATGGCTAAGCATAAGCAGAGCTGCTGAACAAAGGACAGTCAGGCAGATCACGGCAGTCAGTAATTCCAGCCAGCCCATGGGGCCGAGGCTGATGTACATTGCTGTGAACAGCTGAGATATTTCAGCTATTGGCATCGCAGAATCTGTATGTACAACTGCATAGCCAGGCATTTTCAGTCCATTTTACTCCATGGTAATTAGGGCAGGCAAACAAAGACTCCTATTTTCACCGTTATTTCAGCAGCATACAGTGCTATGGATATTTCACTAACATCGCAGAGAGCAGACGCTCTGTGAATTAAAATACAACGCATAACAGGACAGTACAGCCAGGACTCCTGCTGCTACCAAAGGATCTCAAATGTGCGCATCGAGCTTATTTAAAATTCCGTTTTATCTGTGCAGCTGAAGACAGATGCCGCACATCACGACAGACAGGGAGCACGCACAGCGCCCACTGTTATAAAGGTAGATAATTAAAAGAGCCACAAAAGGCTCTAAAGGATCCCAAAAGGAGCGTTTTTTCCCCCCCAGTTTTAAGCCGACGATGCAGCGGACGGCGCTAAGACCGCGCACCCACCCGGCCCCCAGCGGTAccgcccctccccgccgccAGCCAATCGGCGCCGAGGCTGCCGCCCGGCCGAGCggaggccccgccccctccccgcacGCGCCTTCCTGACCGCACCGAATTCAAACCGCCGGGGAGGGAGCGAGAGCGCGCGCGCCAGCCCGCGCGCGGGGGGCTCGAGGGAAGGCGGGGCCAACGGTAACATCCGGGCACCTGCCGCCCCCCGCCGCAGGTGCGggcccccgccgctcccccgggGTGACGGGAGGGAAATGGGGGGGACCCCCTCATCCCACCGCCGCCGAGCGGGGCTCAACCGCAGGTCCCCGAGCTCGATGGCGTCGGGGCGCGGCCGCCCGGGCACCGCCCCTTCGCCACTAACAATGGCGGGGTCCTgtcagggaggggagggggcgcCGCTGCCGCCAGCAAGGCGTCGCCCCTCACAGAGCGGCTCCCAGGACAATGGACACCCCGTTCCCCACCACGACTGCGGGGTCTGGGGACGTCCCCCCTCCCATTGTCTCCCGCAGTCCCTTCCCTTTGTCACCGCAACGCCTGAAAAGCGGGCGGGGACGCGACCCCCGCGAGAAGGGACAAAAAGGACAGGCGCGGGGCACCCTCCCCAACCCCCGCCAAACGGCTGCAGACCCCCCAATGGCCCCTTTCGCCTTGACACCCGCCCTCAAGCCCCGTCCGCTGCGGCACAACCGCCCACCTCACGGAGCGCCGGACCCTCCGTGGACCACCGCCCTCCTTCTCCGCACGGGAAGGGCCGCGGACGCTCGGCCACCCCCGCCCCGGGAggcccgcagccccggcaccgCCGCGCACCCACCTGCCCGCTCCGCCGCTCCGGTCACACTccgctcccgcccgccccgccgcgcacAAAAGCGCCAAACAATGGCACGTgacccgccccgccccgcccccatTGGCCGAGCGCATCGGCACGTGCCGCCCGCCACGGGGGGGGAGGGCGGAGCCCGCGGGGAGAGCGAGGCGGGGGGCGCGCGcgccccctccccttcccccgcTGCATGCCGGGAGCTGTAGTTCcccgcgggcgggcgggggcggcgggaggcggcgaCCCCCGGGGCCCGCCGGGGCTGCGGTGCAGGCTGCGGCGCTTCGCCGCGACGCCCCTCGCCTCCGCGGGCCGCCCCGGGGCCGTGCGACCCCTCGCTGTGCTCTCGGCCCGCTCCCGGAGGACGGCGGGACTCCCTTTGTCTGCCGCCCCGGTGGTGGGGAGGAGCGGGGCCCTGGGCGGCCTCGGTTGGTCACCGGTTCCCTCAGGGGTGTTTGGCAGGAGCGCAGGAGTGGTTGGCGTGGTGGCCTCAGGGGCACAGTCACCTGGGGGCCATAGTCACTTTCCTCAAGACCTTGGTCACCTCAGAGTCATTGTCACCTTCCTCACAGCCCCTGGTCACCTCAGAGTCCTGGTCACCTCAAGACCATGGCCACCTGCCTTAAGGCCACCTCGGTCACCTCCCTCATGGCCCTTGGTCACCTCAGAGTCATTGTCACCTTCCTCAGGGCCCCAGGTCACCTCAGGACCACGGTCACCTCAAGACCATGGCCACCTACCTTAGGGCCAACTCAGTCACCTACCTCAGAGTCCCCGATCACCTAGGGGCCACAGTCACCTCAAGGCCATGGCCACCTGCCTTGGGGCCACCACAGTCACCTACCTCACAGCCCCTGGTCACCTCAGGGCCATGGTCATCTTGGGGTCACCACCACTTCTCTTGGGGCCATGGTCACCTCGGGGCCACAGTCACCTCCCTGAGGACACGGTCACCTCCAGGCTGGTTGTCTCAGAGCCACGATAACATCAGGGCTTGTGGTCACCATCAAGACGCCCACCACGTTCCTTTGGTCACCTCAGCGTCACAGCCACCACAGGCCAACCCCACAGCGGATCTGTGGGTCTGACACATGGCCCCACAGCCCCTGGCAGTGCGTTTTGGGGGCCAGCCACCCTGTCCTTTGGGGTGACACCTGCCAGCCAAAGCAGGTCCAGAAAAGCCATTGTTCATACAGATTCCATACTACGTATACAACGGCCACGCAAACAACTTGTCCTTGTCCTGCGGGTTGCACTGTGAGCGGATCTCTTCCCAAGTGTAAATAAGTGATTCGCTCACAAATGTGCTTTAAATGAACCGGCGGCATTTTCACGTGTTCTGTACAAACGACTCCTGTGCGATTCCCGGGGCACTTTCTGTGCTGCAGTCACTCGGGTGACACCAAGAgccaacacacacaaaaggcaGGTGGCCGGAGAACAGCACGAATGAAGATCATGATGAAGATCCACACAGCAGCCTCAGCATCCTAAATACCAAAAAAAGGACCCACGCTCTTAAAAACAAGGATTTTAACCCCCCCCCTCAAAAAATCCTACCTTGAGGAAGGTTAATATTGTGACAGAAGTGCATAAAGCTTTCAAaacagagattattttaaacacttgCCCTGTTTTTTGCTGATCTGACGTCTATTTCCATGGAAACCACATCCAGCCACCGAGCTGCTAGAACTGGGAGAGGTTTCTCTGGGCGTTGGAAGAGCCATTTTCCAGCAGAACCTTTTAGTGGATTTGTAGGGATTTCAGGTTCAAAACAGTTTGTCTGCTTGGTCCCTCGGGGTCGGGACTGGGGCGTCCTGGGGGGGTTCTGGCTCAATAGCAGCGGGACATGCACAGATATCACATACAACAcccatttttaaataaaacatcttgAGCGCTTGGATTAAATGCCATTAAATGTCACTGGAAGACAAAGCAGCCAAGACACCATGCCACCAGTCTGTGTTTTACTTGATCATTTATTAATTAGCACCCATGTCGAACAACAGTGTGTTGGATGCTTTAACATTAATGCTTCTTGGTAAAATCAATGGGCTTATCCTGGGATGATCTCGGGGTTTCCCAGAGGAAACGAGGCTTCCTGGgcttggggctttttgtttggcaCCCGTGTCAGTTCTCACCCCCCAGAGAGACGATGGTGGTGAAATATCATTTATCGCTTTTGAAGAGGGGGCGCGGGGTGAGATAAAACTACGAGTCATTCAGGGGCTGTTGTCAACGCTTCCCATTGTATTCCCTGGGCTTCTCAGCACCTACAACAACTGGTTTCAACCTAAACCAAAATCTTCGAGTATTATTGTGACACAAAGAGAAATAACAGCTGGAAACGCAACGTGGACGATCACATTTTTGGCTTCGTTGCAAGAGCGGGTTTATTTTTGGGACGTTTCATAAAACTCGTGTGTTTGTGTGGCGTTTATTTTTGCCTGATCTCAAGGAGTCTATGAAAAGCTTTGATTTGATTTGCATTTGATTTGTGTTTATCAACACATTGACTGCGATTCTAAGCAGACGAGCTTGCGTGACCGCAATAGGTTTTGTCTCCTGGATTCCTCATCACCAACAAAAGCCTTTTCCTACTCATATTTAGCCCCAAAACAGCGTTTGAGACGGAAAATACCATTTCAAGCCCAAATCGAACCACATGGGCCCGATGAATTTGTGCATcttgaggaaaataaagatcATAGCGGAAcgggaaaggagaaaacaactgCTATAAATTAGGAATATGACTTGTTCTAGGGGTTATGGTGCCTCCAATCTGGTGACAAATGCACCCACTTAAAGCCGTCGCCCTCGTGGGTTTTACACTCGGGGGTACAAACCACGAAGCCCCTGGATTCGGGGTCTCATCGAGAGGGCTCCCGGTGCGTGTGAATTTAGGACACGACGTGATCAGGTTGAGGGGGAAGATGAAAGCGTCGCCTCCGACACGCTTATCAAAACATCCCACAAAGAGACTGACACAATTAGGTGACAACTCAGCCCACGGCGGCTCTTTTaacttgcaaaaatatttaatctccAATAAGGAAATGTGCTTTCTGAGTATTAAATTGCCACCCTTAAGCACTTGTGGTGGATGGTCTGACGTTTGTTAAGCAGAGAAtgttttaaagcacattttttaaGTAACATTAGCAAGTATTTCCTGAGACTGGTTACAGCCACCGCGCTAGCaaagttcattttaaaactaGAAGTCACATATAGTATTTGACCTGAGTCAACCAGTTTAACAGATTTAATAAATAACCTACTAGAGGAgacagtattttgaaataaacttGCACTCAGAAGCAGAACGGCTACAATATTCCTTTTTATGCATGTTTCGCAGTCTTTGTATTAACCTCCATCGGATTTTTCGCTACCCCGCAGCTTCCCCATCTCCACGCTGCTTGTCCcgatcacacagaatcacagaatcaactgggttggaaaagacctccaagatcatccagtccaacccttggtccaactccagtccctttactagatcatggcactaagtgccatgtccaatctcagtttaaaaccctccagggccggtgagtccagcacctccctgggcagccattccaatgcctgaccactctctgcaaagaattgctttctcatctccagcctcaatttcccctggcagagttgaagcccatggccccttgtcctattgctgatgcctggagaagagcccaatccccacctggctagaactgcccttcaggtagttctagagagtgctgagctcagctctaagcctcctcttctccagactgaacaagcccagctccctcagcctctccccatagggcttgtgttccagtcccttccccagtcttgttgctcttctctggacccgctccagcacttcaatctctttcctgagctgaggggcccagaactgaacacaacactccaggtgtggcctccccaatgcagagcacagggaaggatcactgcccttgtcctgctgaccacgccagtttggatacaggacaggacaccattggccttcttggccacctgggcacactgttggctcatgttgagcttcctgtccattagtccccccaggtccctttctgcctgactgaaGGCAGAAGCGTCCACATGTTACAAACTGAGGAATATCTGTAGCAGCACCTGCTCTCGGAGTTACGCTTTAGTCTCAAAGTATTTaatacagaagggaaaaatcacaaaaatcacAACTCCACACAGCATTTACGTAGAAAAAAATTGTTCCACCTGAAGCACTCACACACAATTAGTCATGAGGAGCACGGAGAGTCAGAGGTTGCTGGTGGAACAGGACACCCAGGGGGAGATGCGCAGAACTAGCGGGCCCAGCGCCGTTGGGCGTCCCGGGCTCCCCGTGGTTGAGCGACCAATTAGGCCGGGCGAGCGGGTGATTGACAGCGGCGTCCACCAATGGCGGAGGAGCCCGGGCCGGGAGGGCTGCGGCCGCCGGGGTTCTGTTGCGTGGTCCCGGGTTCTGTGGTTCCTTTGGCGGCGGGTGTTTGGACCCGGCTGGAGCGGTGCGACGCGGTAGCGGCGGCTCAGGGCACGGCCGCGGTCCTCAAGCACAGCTGCTCGGGAATATCTGAGGGCTGCACAGCTGCCAGCGGGTTTCACACATCCTGTAAGCACGTTTAACGAAGGAACGTTGTTCTTACAAAACTGAGGAGCTGGTCCCTGACCCCAGCCGGGGGAAGGACCGAGAGACATCAGACtgtgaatccttaatgtaaaacaaagtctctCTGAACTGGTCCCGGAATGCAAACTGATtactgtatttacaagttaatctAGGGGGAAGGGCAGCCAAAGAGCCAGGAACgcatattttaaatagatcGATACGGGGAAGGGGGTTGTTAGGATTAGATGGCTGAgacaggtaaactgaggcaggtcGGGTGGTCTGTAAACGCTGCAGTGCCAACCagtggggaacaggggagggaaattgcGGCCAGGATTTGGGgagatataagcaggggctttttgccgtGTTCTGTGTGCCTGCCTTTAGGTACAACACCCGGCCTTGCAAAACCCTTAACAAGCGACGCTTTGCTGAGAGGTCCTGCCTGGGCCTGTTCTATTGGCAACATGACTGTGTCCTACAATCCTGTCCTGAATCCTTAGGATGGAGACACTTCTTGCCGTCGCACACACGTCTGTGCCACATAATGTGCAGTGGTTTATCTGGctttttcattgctgttttcttcttggaAAGAAATAATGCATAGTTCTGCAtattatgtatttaaatatgtatttaaattacAAGATTTTTTGTAAAGATATCTGTAAAACCGGGTCTGACATCTTTGGCTGAGTTGCACACCGCCGAAGTCAAGAGTCtaactattttctttatttttctagacTGTTTCATCTCATCTCTTCTGGAATGGAGATTTCTTCTCATCAGTTTAATCTCCTGGAGCAACTAAATGAGCAGCGCAGGCAGGACTTGTTCTGCGACTGCAATATCCTGGTGGAGGGAAAGGTCTTCAAAGCGCATCGCAATGTGCTGTTTGCCAGCAGTGGCTATTTCAAAATGCTCCTTTCGCAGAACTCGAAGGAGACGAGTCAGCCGACGACGGCTTCTTTCCAGGCATTTTCTCCGGACACGTTTACAGTTATTCTAGATTTCGTGTACTCAGGCAAACTGTCTTTCACTGGTCAGAACGTCATCGAAGTCATGTCAGCTGCCAGCTATCTGCAGATGACCGATGTCATCAGCGTGTGTAAAACGTTCATTAAGTCATCGCTGGACATCAGCGAGAAGGAGAAGGATCGCTACTTCAGCCTGTCGGACAAAGATGTCAGTTCCAACGGCGTGGACCGGTCCTGCGTGTACAGCGCAGGCTGGAGGGCAGAGAGCAGCTCCTCGCCTTCGCACTTGAGTCCAGATCAAGGGACATGTATGATGGGTGGAAACGCATGGAACAATCTCAGCTACTATCCGCCTTCTCAGAGAAccgcccagcagcagctgtccaAACACGAGCAACGGCAGGATTCCGGCAAAAGATCCAGGCACCTGGGACCGCAGCAACCTGCTGACATTCCTCCCTATAAATCAAGCAAGCTGGAGGACAGGGCTGCCGAGCCCGCCGGCCACAGCGCTCAGCCTGAGGAGCAGGGTCAGATCGAAGCAGAAGTTGAATCTTCTCACGTGGGATACCAGTATGGCCAAGGGGCTGACGTGACACCCAGGAACCAGCAGGAGCGTGAATCACCCCATTCTTCTGGTAAAGCCAAGTCTTCCAAAGGAGAGGAGCCGTACAGGAGCATGCCCTTCATTATGGGGGTCACGGGAAGCTGGGCCGAAGGTAAGACTCAGTTTTAATGCTGCAGATGTGAATCATCTGCTGTGCGCGTGAGAAAATGTGCTTTACCGAATGAAAGTACAGTTGCCAAAGGGGTATCTGTATTGTGCAGAAACGTGAGTTTGAGGAGTGTAATAGCTGGGAATGATTGAAGTATGTGGTTTATTCAAACTAGCCTTTCAAAATACGTAATCTTCAGTGTCTCTACAGCTTTATCTTGCAAATAAGATGTGATGTTTTGGGCTGTTTTTAAGCTCATTTTAATACAgctaatcacagtatcacagtatgtttgggattggaagggattgGAAGTCTCCatactaaacaagcccagctccctcagcctctccccatagggcttgtgttccagtcccttccccagtcttgttgctgttctctggacccgctccagcacttcaatctctttcctgacccgaggggcccagaactgaacacaatactccaggtgtgatTTGCTGCTCCTGACAAaggtgtggcagaatgcaaacccccctctctccccctccctccttcagtatggaaggagtagacttGCGTAAACTTGACttccaaagagaggaaaaagtttTGCAGCAAAACAAACGCGCAGGCTTTTTAAGCGAATGCCCCTCCGCCCCGCCGCTTCTCgacactgaaaacagtgttgatgaaaTAGAAAGAGAGGTTATGCGCCCTCTCATTGAAATGGAGACGTGTACGTGCTTTGTTTGTGCTGCCCCGTGTGCCGAGGGCGATCGGATATTGTTGAGTGGTAGTTCGGGCGCTTCCCCACCCCCTACCGAGGGATCTGGTACTGGTGGCGCTGCGACCAGTTCATGGGAGCCTTGGTGGGTTTGCTATAGCTGGCCGCTCCCCTCCCGACCGGCTGGTCCCAATTGCCCATCGCAATCGAGACCACGACCTGTCCCTGCGTAAACCgtctgtttttgtgttttcttgcagggcgaaggaagatgacagggtggaagagaAGTACAGATGCGTGTATCTCCACAACGAGCTGTCTCATATTAAGAGACTAATAGGGGATTTTGACCAGCAGCAAGCAGAGTCATGGCACTAGTCTTTGCTTCGGCCTGGACATGCGAATGAACTGtagcttatttatttaaaacttagGATTAGTTGTTCTAAGATTCTTTTGCATTACAGAAGTTTCAGTATTAGCAGACTTAACTacttttgttgttgatgttgctTTTATGCATATTTGAAGCTGCTTTTTCTGGtcccttcttttcttcaaaacttATGTTTGTCCATTGGGATAATTTCATTGGTAGATGCTCGGAAGCCAGTACCTCTACTATAAAATTGTGCACATTTT contains:
- the STMN1 gene encoding stathmin, coding for MATSDIQVKELEKRASGQAFELILGPRSKEATPEFPLSPPKKRDVSLEEIQKKLEAAEERRKSHEAEVLKQLAEKREHEKEVLQKAIEENNNFSKMAEEKLTHKMEANKENREAQMAAKLERLREKDKHIEEVRKNKEGKDPGEAETD
- the LOC102083876 gene encoding LOW QUALITY PROTEIN: zinc finger and BTB domain-containing protein 8A (The sequence of the model RefSeq protein was modified relative to this genomic sequence to represent the inferred CDS: substituted 2 bases at 2 genomic stop codons), which produces MEISSHQFNLLEQLNEQRRQDLFCDCNILVEGKVFKAHRNVLFASSGYFKMLLSQNSKETSQPTTASFQAFSPDTFTVILDFVYSGKLSFTGQNVIEVMSAASYLQMTDVISVCKTFIKSSLDISEKEKDRYFSLSDKDVSSNGVDRSCVYSAGWRAESSSSPSHLSPDQGTCMMGGNAWNNLSYYPPSQRTAQQQLSKHEQRQDSGKRSRHLGPQQPADIPPYKSSKLEDRAAEPAGHSAQPEEQGQIEAEVESSHVGYQYGQGADVTPRNQQERESPHSSGKAKSSKGEEPYRSMPFIMGVTGSWAEGKTQAKEDDRVEEKYRCVYLHNELSHIKRLIGDFDQQQAEGTHSQCGGAEKLRECLQSDLISQYKNGILVETPPIVVGHVGSTSKMLLPRATPRMETALASPPRRHLRCHTGERPYPCKACGKRFSRLDHLSSHFXTIHQACKPVCRKCKRHVTELTGQVVQEGTRRYRLCKXCLAAAVVNPVPADLVAEALREFPPDGDQDSQWHYGEDDRSDMEIVEDDSADRDIQQVNDSEGEAEEKEVSPNIW